The following coding sequences lie in one Arachis ipaensis cultivar K30076 chromosome B05, Araip1.1, whole genome shotgun sequence genomic window:
- the LOC107640812 gene encoding uncharacterized protein LOC107640812 — MGGGERSQSSSSRNNSAGRPYGNKGMRNRGYKNAVFCNCGLRTVMKYSTMAENSGRPFYGCSNYEYGIHCNFFCWADGCEEPVCAIPIPQEVLHELNWRMTSLESDVKTVKMMTIVLLAFAVTFGVCLSVSLLGFIFNKR, encoded by the exons ATGGGTGGTGGCGAGAGAAGCCAAAGTAGCTCAAGTAGGAACAACTCTGCAGGTAGACCTTATGGCAACAAAGGAATGCGTAATAGGGGATATAAGAACGCCGTTTTCTGTAATTGCGGGCTTCGAACGGTGATGAAGTACTCAACGATGGCAGAAAATTCTGGTAGACCATTTTATGGTTGTTCGAACTATGAG TATGGAATCCATTGTAATTTTTTTTGCTGGGCTGATGGATGTGAAGAACCAGTTTGTGCAATACCCATTCCACAAGAAGTTTTGCATGAGTTAAATTGGAGGATGACAAGCTTGGAGAGTGATGTTAAGACGGTGAAGATGATGACAATTGTGCTGCTGGCTTTTGCAGTTACTTTTGGTGTGTGTTTAAGTGTTAGCTTGTTGGGGTTTATATTCAACAAACGATGA